One genomic segment of Pseudomonas sp. RU47 includes these proteins:
- a CDS encoding sigma-54 dependent transcriptional regulator, whose translation MSEAPALRRLLVVDPCDDCHRLLPGLRAVGWDVDSCTLENAADRSCDVGLLRLQPFHLERPEAVKELISRSGTEWIAVLNQEVLRLQNVGDFVCEWFFDFHTLPFDVSRVQVTLGRAFGMARLRGQGTIHVDQPEHELLGDSKPIRELRKLLSKLAPTESPVLIRGESGTGKELVARTLHRQSQRHSKPFVAINCGAIPEHLIQSELFGHEKGAFTGAHQRKIGRIEAANGGTLFLDEIGDLPLELQANLLRFLQERHIERVGGSQPIPVDVRVLAATHVDLEAAIEKKRFREDLYYRLNVLQVVTAPLRERHGDLSMLANHFSHFYSHETGRRPRSFSEDALIAMGKHDWPGNVRELANRVRRGLVLAEGRQIEARDLGLISQHSIATPMGTLEDYKTRAERQALCDVLNRHSDNLSVAAKVLGVSRPTFYRLLHKHQIR comes from the coding sequence ATGAGCGAAGCGCCTGCGTTACGACGTTTACTGGTGGTCGATCCGTGCGACGACTGCCACCGCTTATTGCCCGGATTACGCGCCGTAGGTTGGGATGTTGATAGTTGTACCCTGGAAAACGCTGCCGATCGCAGTTGTGACGTCGGCTTGTTGCGTTTGCAGCCGTTTCACCTCGAACGTCCCGAAGCCGTCAAAGAACTGATCAGCCGCAGTGGCACCGAATGGATCGCCGTGCTCAATCAGGAAGTGCTGCGCTTACAGAACGTCGGTGACTTCGTTTGTGAATGGTTTTTCGATTTTCATACCTTGCCGTTCGACGTCTCGCGCGTGCAGGTGACGCTCGGGCGCGCGTTCGGCATGGCGCGTTTGCGCGGGCAAGGCACGATCCACGTCGATCAGCCCGAACATGAACTGCTCGGTGACAGCAAACCGATCCGTGAACTGCGCAAACTACTCAGCAAACTGGCACCCACCGAATCGCCTGTGTTGATCCGCGGCGAAAGCGGTACCGGCAAAGAACTGGTCGCGCGCACGCTGCACCGCCAGTCCCAGCGTCACAGCAAGCCGTTTGTGGCAATCAATTGTGGGGCGATTCCTGAGCATTTGATTCAATCCGAGCTGTTCGGCCACGAGAAAGGCGCCTTCACCGGCGCGCATCAACGCAAGATCGGGCGCATCGAAGCGGCCAATGGCGGCACGCTGTTTCTCGATGAAATCGGCGATCTGCCGCTGGAGCTACAAGCCAATCTGCTGCGTTTCCTGCAGGAACGGCACATTGAACGTGTCGGCGGCAGCCAGCCGATTCCGGTGGATGTGCGGGTTCTGGCGGCGACTCACGTCGACCTGGAAGCGGCCATTGAGAAGAAGCGATTTCGCGAAGATTTGTATTACCGGCTCAACGTGCTGCAAGTGGTCACTGCGCCTTTGCGCGAACGCCACGGCGACCTCTCAATGCTGGCCAACCATTTTTCCCATTTCTACAGCCACGAAACCGGTCGACGCCCGCGCAGCTTCAGCGAAGACGCGCTGATTGCCATGGGCAAACATGACTGGCCGGGCAACGTCCGTGAGCTGGCCAACCGTGTGCGGCGCGGGCTGGTGTTGGCCGAAGGGCGGCAGATCGAGGCCCGAGACCTGGGGCTGATCAGCCAGCACTCGATCGCGACACCCATGGGCACGCTGGAAGACTACAAGACCCGCGCCGAGCGCCAGGCACTGTGCGATGTGTTGAACCGGCACAGCGATAATCTCAGTGTTGCGGCCAAAGTACTGGGGGTGTCGCGGCCGACGTTTTACCGTTTGCTGCACAAACATCAGATCCGCTAG